The Bacteroidota bacterium region TGTGGACATGACAATTCCTGGAAGTGGTTCCACTGTTCATCTGAACGTATATGATATGACCGGAAGGCAAGTGTACGATCGCACATGCAAAATGGAGAGCGATCAGTTTAGCCACGGTTTATCTTTTGATGGGTTTTTGCATATTGCACGTTGAAACTTGCGGATCA contains the following coding sequences:
- a CDS encoding T9SS type A sorting domain-containing protein, with the translated sequence MYQLLLQPRMPYVFPCTGIDPVADLSNNFLLYPNPSTGLFNVDMTIPGSGSTVHLNVYDMTGRQVYDRTCKMESDQFSHGLSFDGFLHIAR